One part of the Vicia villosa cultivar HV-30 ecotype Madison, WI linkage group LG6, Vvil1.0, whole genome shotgun sequence genome encodes these proteins:
- the LOC131613027 gene encoding kinesin-like protein KIN-12A has product MWGPANSLAEAKEQQELTPRVFERLFPRIKEEQTKHSDQQFNYQCNCSFLEIYNEQITYLLDPSQRNLQIREDVKSSVYVENLTENQVSTMEDVTQLLLKVHRCDQYRKNTVVGILQAEHVVNITCLSKGGGFHFPPCHMLNFCGIRILLDCPLDLSALMAFSPVPTSLDALPFEESNNNEKRQKI; this is encoded by the exons ATGTGGGGTCCTGCCAATTCTTTGGCTGAAGCAAAAGAGCAACAAGAACTTACACCCCGTGTTTTTGAAAGACTGTTTCCGCGCATAAAAGAA GAGCAAACAAAGCATTCTGATCAACAGTTCAATTATCAGTGCAACTGCTCTTTTCTTGAG ATATACAATGAACAAATCACATATTTGTTGGATCCAAGTCAAAGGAACCTTCAG ATTAGAGAAGATGTCAAATCAAGTGTGTATGTTGAGAATCTTACAGAGAATCAAGTGTCTACGATGGAGGATGTTACTCAGCTTTTATTGAAG GTTCATCGATGTGATCAATATCGTAAGAACACTGTTGTTGGCATCCTTCAAGCAGAGCATGTGGTCAATATC ACATGTTTGAGCAAAGGAGGAGGTTTTCACTTCCCACCATGTCACATGTTGAATTTTTGTGGGATTAGGATCTTATTGGATTGTCCTCTAGATCTTTCTGCTCTTATGGCCTTCTCTCCTGTACCTACTTCTTTGGATGCCTTGCCGTTTGAAGAAAGCAATAACAATGAGAAGCGACAGAAAATTTAA
- the LOC131615189 gene encoding uncharacterized protein LOC131615189 — MSNKIVLRQAASTHRRQPLLNSQSSKTANMVGEVVGSTAAECLAVCCCCPCGLANIFILAVYKLPAGLCRKILRKRRRRRIIKEGLLQPKRRNCSCGCCDDVNGVPRIYPMCINDASDIKRLHDGSFEISNDENAMALEKEMWERFYSAGFWRSSSRRENENSDSDSESRREMVSGRFQVQLIELKQTTNIG, encoded by the coding sequence ATGTCGAACAAGATAGTTCTCCGGCAAGCAGCCTCCACCCACCGGCGACAACCGCTACTCAATAGCCAATCGTCGAAAACCGCCAACATGGTCGGCGAAGTAGTCGGAAGCACCGCGGCGGAGTGCTTGGCGGTGTGCTGTTGCTGTCCATGCGGGTTAGCGAATATTTTCATCTTAGCAGTATACAAACTCCCGGCGGGTCTTTGCCGGAAAATTCTCAGAAAGCGACGGCGGCGGAGGATTATCAAAGAAGGTTTGTTACAACCGAAACGTCGTAACTGTTCTTGCGGTTGTTGCGACGATGTTAACGGTGTTCCTCGTATTTACCCTATGTGTATAAACGACGCTTCGGATATAAAACGACTGCACGACGGGTCGTTTGAGATAAGCAACGACGAAAACGCTATGGCTCTTGAGAAAGAGATGTGGGAGAGATTCTACAGTGCTGGATTTTGGAGAAGTTCATCACGGAGAGAAAATGAAAACtcagattcagattcagaatcaagAAGAGAAATGGTTTCAGGAAGATTTCAAGTTCAATTGATTGAAttgaaacaaacaacaaacattgGTTGA